A DNA window from Turicibacter sp. TJ11 contains the following coding sequences:
- a CDS encoding spore germination protein gives MDFFKVFKGIKNTKAPITKPKEERLYPDLSANLIRIKETLGNANDLLVRQLSLQDEDYIGVAILGIDGLIDTNQAEQFIVQVLSIDLSLVKNKENRSYGIFQSIFESRIAMLDAKCGQTFQDLYTNLLNGHVIVLVDGVDQLMMFDCKGWQMRSISEPQTEPSLYGPKDCFTETIRTNTATIRRRIKDPNLRFDAHVIGTVTQSDVFVTYIEGIANPEVIKDVNKRIASIDIDGFVDSSELMQLIEDHHITIFPRLTQTERPDRVTAALMQGSVAILVDGSPFVTLGPAYFSTMFQSTDDYYARPLIATLTRILRYAAFFMVILTPGLYVAISTYHQEMIPTILLVNIIDQRSSSPFPTYIETIIILVLFEIIREASIRKPNVVGNSMTIVGSLIIGQTIVQAGLVSYMVIIIVSLTSIAGFILSSSRLNNATRILTVLFLLLGTAFGLYGITIGFILLILHLCSLTTLDQPYLASIAPFNLHDQEDQFLRLPLSWMKYRPRIFKTGNNIRHNLDDTMREEE, from the coding sequence ATGGATTTTTTTAAAGTTTTTAAAGGAATAAAGAATACAAAGGCCCCGATTACTAAACCAAAAGAAGAGCGCCTTTATCCTGACCTAAGCGCTAATCTTATAAGAATTAAAGAAACTTTAGGAAATGCGAATGATTTGTTAGTTCGTCAACTTTCTTTACAGGATGAAGATTATATAGGGGTAGCTATACTAGGAATTGATGGATTAATCGATACGAATCAGGCTGAGCAATTTATTGTACAAGTGTTATCCATTGATTTATCACTTGTTAAGAACAAAGAAAATCGTTCATATGGTATTTTTCAATCTATTTTTGAATCACGAATTGCGATGCTTGATGCAAAGTGTGGTCAAACTTTTCAGGACTTATATACAAATTTATTAAACGGTCATGTCATTGTGCTAGTTGATGGCGTGGACCAGTTAATGATGTTTGATTGTAAGGGATGGCAGATGCGTTCCATTAGTGAACCTCAAACAGAGCCTTCTTTATATGGACCTAAAGATTGTTTTACTGAGACGATTCGAACGAATACAGCGACTATTCGTCGACGAATTAAAGATCCTAATCTTCGATTTGATGCTCATGTGATAGGAACGGTGACACAAAGTGATGTGTTTGTGACGTATATCGAAGGAATTGCTAATCCTGAAGTGATTAAAGATGTGAATAAGCGAATTGCAAGCATTGATATCGATGGATTTGTTGATTCGAGTGAGTTAATGCAATTAATTGAAGATCATCACATCACTATTTTCCCACGGTTAACCCAGACTGAGCGACCTGATAGAGTAACAGCGGCGTTGATGCAAGGGAGTGTGGCTATTTTAGTTGACGGTTCGCCATTTGTGACACTTGGGCCTGCATATTTTTCAACGATGTTTCAAAGTACGGATGATTATTATGCAAGACCTCTTATTGCAACATTAACACGTATTCTTCGCTATGCTGCTTTTTTTATGGTCATTTTAACGCCAGGACTTTATGTGGCCATTTCAACGTATCATCAGGAAATGATACCGACTATTTTATTAGTGAACATTATTGATCAACGGAGTTCAAGTCCATTTCCAACTTATATTGAGACCATCATTATTTTAGTTTTATTTGAAATTATTCGAGAAGCTTCTATTCGAAAACCGAATGTGGTTGGGAACTCAATGACGATTGTGGGATCATTAATTATTGGACAGACGATTGTGCAAGCCGGATTGGTGTCGTACATGGTTATTATTATTGTTTCATTAACTTCAATTGCTGGTTTTATCTTATCAAGTAGTCGCTTAAATAACGCAACACGTATTTTAACGGTTCTCTTCTTATTACTAGGAACGGCATTTGGTCTATATGGGATTACAATAGGATTTATTCTTCTTATCCTACATCTATGCTCGTTAACGACACTGGATCAACCTTATCTAGCATCGATAGCTCCATTTAATCTTCATGATCAGGAAGATCAATTTTTACGATTACCTTTATCATGGATGAAGTATCGTCCACGAATTTTTAAGACAGGTAATAATATTCGTCATAATCTTGATGATACGATGAGGGAGGAGGAATAA
- a CDS encoding Na+/H+ antiporter NhaC family protein — protein MVGTIYSLIPALLTIALVVLTRRVVLSLSMGAISAAFILANFSIVQTIQTLVGTFLNLIFEENGLLGFLNDWNLSILFFLLALGVITAYIVLSGGASAFSKAIVKHVNSREGVQYTSALLGILIFVDDYFNALVVGNVSKPLAKQQKISRARLAYIVDSTSAPICVISPISSWATGIMGSMAVIFTSTGATYNTFFAFLQTIPYHFYVITCVLMVFVVIKYNLNLGVMKKYEQDALNGNDSSLSRAEVISTHGCEVESSKGTMWELILPILTLIIVTVLTMAYTGYVGAVRGESEFNLFFAILDNIKLSTSLRVGGAAGLIVSMGLTYRHVSKGEVTKKQYLHSFFLGIKSMTGAIVILLLAWAICDLVGALDAGGYLASIITSAHINPNFIPVVMFIMASLMAFATGTSWGSFGILLPIAGSVAAAIEMNLMIPVMAAVLSGAIFGDHASPISDTTLLSATGSGCDLAAHFNSQLPYALLSAVIASLGYISFGLTESLWIAYLVMFISIITTIFYAKAQKSKVEKIR, from the coding sequence ATGGTTGGAACAATTTATTCCTTAATTCCAGCACTCTTAACGATTGCACTCGTTGTTTTGACGCGTCGCGTTGTATTATCACTTAGTATGGGTGCCATCTCTGCTGCTTTTATTTTAGCCAACTTCAGCATCGTTCAAACAATACAAACATTAGTTGGCACTTTTTTAAATCTTATTTTCGAAGAAAATGGATTACTCGGTTTTTTAAATGATTGGAATTTATCCATTCTCTTTTTCTTATTAGCTTTAGGTGTTATTACCGCTTATATTGTGTTATCAGGTGGTGCATCTGCCTTTTCTAAGGCGATTGTGAAACATGTGAATTCACGTGAAGGGGTTCAGTACACCTCAGCTCTTCTTGGAATTTTAATTTTTGTTGATGATTACTTTAATGCGCTTGTCGTTGGCAATGTTTCTAAGCCGTTAGCTAAACAACAAAAGATCTCACGTGCTCGTTTAGCCTACATTGTCGATTCAACTTCAGCACCTATTTGTGTCATCTCTCCTATTTCAAGTTGGGCAACCGGAATTATGGGTTCGATGGCTGTTATTTTTACAAGTACAGGCGCAACCTATAATACGTTCTTTGCCTTTTTACAAACAATTCCTTACCATTTTTATGTGATCACTTGTGTCCTCATGGTCTTTGTTGTCATTAAGTATAACTTAAATCTTGGGGTTATGAAAAAGTATGAACAAGATGCTTTAAATGGTAACGATTCGTCTTTAAGTCGTGCTGAAGTGATCAGTACTCACGGATGTGAGGTTGAGTCATCAAAAGGAACGATGTGGGAATTAATCCTTCCTATTTTGACTTTAATTATCGTCACAGTCTTAACCATGGCTTATACAGGCTATGTGGGTGCTGTACGTGGTGAATCAGAATTTAATTTATTCTTTGCCATTCTCGATAATATCAAGTTATCAACCTCACTTCGCGTGGGTGGAGCAGCGGGACTTATTGTTTCTATGGGACTTACCTATCGACATGTTTCAAAGGGTGAAGTAACAAAAAAACAATATCTTCATTCTTTCTTCTTAGGTATTAAATCAATGACTGGTGCTATCGTTATTTTATTATTAGCGTGGGCTATCTGTGATTTAGTTGGGGCTCTTGATGCGGGTGGTTATTTAGCATCGATCATCACATCAGCTCATATTAATCCTAACTTTATTCCAGTTGTCATGTTTATCATGGCAAGTTTGATGGCATTTGCCACAGGGACATCCTGGGGATCATTTGGAATTTTACTTCCGATTGCTGGATCAGTCGCCGCTGCCATTGAGATGAATTTAATGATTCCTGTCATGGCTGCCGTTTTATCAGGTGCCATCTTCGGAGATCATGCCTCTCCTATTTCAGACACCACTTTACTATCTGCAACCGGATCAGGGTGTGATCTAGCTGCACACTTTAACTCACAATTACCTTATGCCCTTTTATCGGCTGTTATTGCATCACTTGGATATATTTCATTTGGTTTAACCGAAAGCTTATGGATAGCTTATCTAGTAATGTTCATCAGTATCATTACAACAATTTTTTATGCAAAAGCACAAAAATCAAAGGTGGAAAAAATCAGATAA
- the rlmD gene encoding 23S rRNA (uracil(1939)-C(5))-methyltransferase RlmD, translated as MNMSPLKVGQEFLVTIKRIGINGEGIGYYKKQAVFIPGTLVGEEVVATCTRVAGGYAEAELVRVKRKSKHRVQPACEVYGQCGGCQLQHMSYQEQLRIKRDAVSQAIERYTNLDPDECDIRPTIGMKDPYNYRNRAQMPVGYDQDGIMVGFYSMNSRELVNVTDCDVQYEEINTVINHAVDLLDDYKVFAYAPKTRKGTARYIVVRRGFKTGEVQVTFVFANNDFKKMDALAKDLMKYCKDVKSVYLNINNEDTHEIFGKEMKHIAGEKFISDELGRFKFNLSPRAFYQLNPEQTIKLYNQVKYAAALTGNEKVVDAYCGVGTIGQWVADKASEVRGVDITRQAIADAKENAKLNGLTNTYYAVGKAEQIVPKWVNEGFKPDVVIVDPPRTGMGDELINMLKRVQPKTIVYVSCNPSTLAKNLKELTKKYRVDYIQPVDMFPQTSHVEAVVRLVRQDRKKQR; from the coding sequence ATGAATATGTCGCCTTTAAAGGTTGGTCAAGAATTTTTAGTGACGATTAAACGTATCGGTATCAATGGAGAAGGTATCGGTTATTATAAAAAACAAGCAGTCTTTATTCCAGGGACTTTAGTTGGTGAAGAAGTGGTTGCGACTTGTACACGTGTGGCAGGTGGTTACGCAGAAGCGGAACTCGTACGTGTGAAACGTAAATCTAAACATCGTGTGCAACCTGCTTGTGAAGTGTATGGTCAATGTGGTGGATGTCAATTACAACACATGTCTTATCAGGAGCAACTTCGTATTAAACGTGACGCTGTTTCACAAGCGATTGAACGCTATACGAATTTAGATCCAGATGAGTGTGATATTCGTCCAACGATCGGCATGAAAGATCCATATAATTACCGCAATCGCGCTCAAATGCCAGTCGGTTATGATCAAGATGGAATCATGGTTGGATTTTATAGCATGAATTCACGAGAGTTAGTGAATGTGACAGATTGTGACGTTCAATATGAAGAAATTAATACGGTTATTAATCATGCGGTTGATTTATTAGATGATTATAAAGTGTTTGCTTATGCACCAAAAACACGCAAAGGAACAGCACGTTACATTGTGGTTCGTCGTGGATTTAAAACAGGTGAAGTACAAGTGACGTTTGTTTTTGCTAATAATGATTTCAAGAAAATGGATGCGTTAGCGAAAGATTTAATGAAGTATTGTAAAGACGTGAAGTCTGTTTATTTAAACATTAATAATGAAGATACACATGAAATCTTCGGAAAAGAAATGAAACATATTGCGGGAGAAAAATTCATTTCAGATGAGTTAGGACGCTTTAAGTTTAATTTATCACCACGTGCGTTTTATCAGTTAAATCCAGAACAAACGATTAAATTATATAACCAAGTGAAGTATGCAGCGGCTTTAACAGGAAATGAAAAAGTAGTGGATGCTTACTGTGGTGTTGGAACGATCGGTCAATGGGTGGCAGATAAAGCGAGTGAAGTGCGCGGAGTAGATATTACTCGTCAAGCGATTGCAGATGCAAAAGAAAATGCGAAGTTAAACGGATTAACGAATACGTATTATGCAGTAGGAAAAGCGGAACAAATTGTACCAAAGTGGGTGAATGAAGGATTTAAACCAGATGTCGTGATTGTAGACCCACCTCGTACAGGAATGGGTGATGAATTAATTAACATGTTAAAACGTGTTCAACCAAAAACTATTGTTTATGTGTCATGTAACCCATCAACACTTGCGAAAAACTTAAAAGAATTGACGAAAAAATATCGTGTCGATTATATTCAACCGGTGGATATGTTCCCACAAACGTCACACGTTGAAGCAGTCGTACGCTTAGTTCGTCAAGATCGTAAAAAACAACGCTAA
- a CDS encoding DUF805 domain-containing protein, translating to MEFVEAYRSFWKNYFNFKGRATRSEFWFVVVWNMIIGIVLGLGLSLSFVGTAFSLVALGNGFSANVIFTILFGGLLVIYGLASFIPCLSLAVRRCRDTGLSGWWYIGLYITNLLIVALSGGGIWLVISFLVNLAIFIISVLPTDQFSKTPKA from the coding sequence ATGGAATTTGTAGAGGCATATCGATCATTTTGGAAAAATTATTTTAATTTTAAGGGGCGTGCAACGCGCAGTGAATTTTGGTTTGTCGTCGTTTGGAATATGATCATTGGGATTGTTTTAGGTTTAGGGTTATCACTTTCTTTTGTAGGAACTGCTTTTTCACTTGTTGCGCTTGGAAATGGATTTTCAGCAAATGTTATTTTTACGATTTTATTTGGTGGATTATTAGTGATTTATGGTTTAGCGTCATTTATTCCTTGTTTAAGCTTGGCGGTTCGCCGATGCCGAGATACAGGGTTATCAGGATGGTGGTATATAGGACTTTATATCACGAATTTACTGATTGTTGCACTAAGTGGTGGAGGAATTTGGCTAGTGATTAGTTTCTTGGTCAATCTTGCAATTTTTATTATTAGTGTTTTACCGACGGATCAATTTAGTAAAACGCCTAAAGCTTAA
- the pdaA gene encoding delta-lactam-biosynthetic de-N-acetylase, translating into MNRSFNLVLTILSFLLCFTSVHHADAKDIGWGIPKGENHEQPWPGQEFDDIIRQNDAYYIGSKDEMMIYLTFDCGYENGNTPLILDVLKKHDVPALFFVTGHFMEEHPELVKRMVDEGHIIGNHTWHHPDLAKVTKEKFNEELTLIEDKYKELTGKDMVRYLRPPEGHFNQQMLDWAKERGYYTILWSLAYMDWNVDQQKGADYAYQQILDRMHPGAIILMHSISSDNAECLDKLIPELRRQGYEFKSLQYLMTRENPVVIE; encoded by the coding sequence ATGAATCGATCGTTTAACTTGGTATTAACTATTTTATCGTTCCTCTTATGTTTTACATCAGTTCATCACGCCGATGCAAAAGATATTGGCTGGGGTATTCCAAAAGGTGAGAATCATGAGCAACCATGGCCAGGACAAGAATTTGATGATATTATTCGTCAGAATGATGCTTACTATATCGGTTCTAAAGATGAAATGATGATTTATTTAACATTTGATTGCGGATATGAGAATGGAAATACACCATTAATATTAGATGTCTTAAAAAAACATGATGTTCCTGCACTCTTCTTTGTGACTGGTCATTTTATGGAAGAACATCCAGAGCTAGTGAAGCGAATGGTAGATGAAGGACATATTATAGGAAATCATACGTGGCATCATCCGGATTTAGCAAAGGTAACGAAAGAAAAATTTAATGAAGAACTAACGTTAATTGAAGATAAATATAAAGAGTTAACAGGAAAAGATATGGTTCGTTATTTAAGACCACCTGAAGGCCATTTTAATCAACAAATGTTAGATTGGGCAAAAGAACGTGGATACTATACCATCTTATGGTCACTTGCTTATATGGATTGGAATGTGGATCAACAAAAAGGGGCAGACTATGCCTATCAACAAATTTTAGATCGCATGCATCCAGGTGCCATTATTTTAATGCATAGTATTTCAAGTGATAATGCAGAGTGCTTAGATAAATTAATTCCTGAGCTTCGTCGCCAAGGATACGAATTTAAATCATTACAATATTTAATGACTCGTGAAAATCCAGTCGTGATCGAATAG
- a CDS encoding MerR family transcriptional regulator, protein MTIKEVSKKYDISVDTLRYYEKIGLLPPIKRNSKGYREYTEMDCNWVFYIKSMRQAGVSIEALIEYVSLYRKGPSTLHLRKAILLEQRDQIRKKASEIQQTLSYLEYKIEGYEDKILKFEEEKLK, encoded by the coding sequence ATGACAATTAAAGAAGTAAGTAAAAAGTATGATATTTCAGTTGACACATTACGTTATTATGAGAAAATTGGACTTCTTCCACCAATTAAAAGAAATTCAAAAGGATATCGTGAATATACGGAAATGGATTGTAATTGGGTGTTTTATATTAAGAGCATGCGTCAAGCTGGTGTTTCAATTGAAGCATTAATTGAGTATGTTTCATTATATCGAAAAGGACCTTCGACCTTGCATTTACGTAAAGCAATTTTGCTAGAACAGCGTGATCAAATTAGAAAAAAAGCGAGTGAAATTCAACAAACACTATCTTATTTAGAGTATAAAATCGAAGGTTATGAAGACAAAATTTTAAAGTTTGAAGAGGAAAAATTAAAATAA
- a CDS encoding endospore germination permease translates to MKTSRLSLNQMFTLMILFLIASPTLTMVGRVSGQDVWIVILIASVIGTLLFLIFHRISYLHSYVSLSSIIQDSFGKWLGGLIVLSYAIYFLYMATGLLKSTGDMIQFTLLPGSSIYLVNGLLMITLIYGMILGINAIGRSSELLFYVVILLLIPLIFCVLTTDIVKFNQFLPILEKGFYGIRRDIYTVTLLPFGELICFLAVFPLIPGNNQSSILKTSLISIIIGTLIIVMLDVINVGILGPSLAKGFIYPFYNAMKMVGVGVVFERLDPIAILILMMTCFFKLTVYFYSGVVCLDGLISRFNYRQLSIPVGIIVVILSGFISNNRVQNLYRAIYFNTRYVHPAFQIAIPLLLWGISEMKYRKHRRQIKTETNN, encoded by the coding sequence GTGAAAACGTCACGATTAAGTTTAAATCAAATGTTTACGCTAATGATTTTGTTTTTAATTGCGAGTCCAACCTTAACGATGGTTGGCCGAGTGTCAGGACAGGATGTTTGGATTGTGATACTGATTGCGTCAGTCATTGGAACGTTGTTATTTTTAATCTTTCACCGCATTAGTTATTTACATTCATATGTTTCATTATCAAGTATCATTCAAGATAGTTTTGGAAAGTGGTTAGGTGGTTTGATTGTTTTAAGTTATGCCATATACTTTTTATACATGGCAACAGGTTTATTAAAAAGTACTGGAGATATGATTCAATTTACCCTCTTACCAGGGTCTAGTATATATTTAGTGAATGGATTGTTAATGATTACTCTTATTTATGGAATGATTTTAGGAATAAATGCAATCGGTCGATCTTCTGAATTATTATTTTACGTGGTCATCTTATTGCTTATTCCCTTAATTTTTTGTGTGTTAACTACTGATATCGTTAAGTTTAATCAGTTTTTGCCGATACTTGAAAAAGGATTTTATGGTATTCGAAGAGATATTTATACCGTAACTCTTCTTCCCTTTGGTGAACTCATTTGTTTTTTAGCTGTTTTTCCGCTGATTCCTGGAAATAATCAATCAAGTATTTTAAAAACGAGTTTAATTAGTATTATAATAGGAACACTAATTATCGTGATGCTAGATGTGATAAATGTTGGGATTTTAGGACCAAGTTTAGCTAAAGGTTTTATCTATCCATTTTATAATGCGATGAAGATGGTGGGGGTAGGAGTCGTTTTTGAACGTCTAGATCCCATTGCAATTTTAATTTTAATGATGACATGTTTTTTTAAGCTGACCGTTTACTTTTATTCAGGTGTTGTTTGTTTAGATGGGCTAATCTCTCGTTTTAATTATCGTCAATTATCGATTCCTGTTGGAATTATTGTGGTAATTTTAAGTGGCTTTATTAGTAATAATCGTGTTCAAAATTTATATCGAGCCATTTACTTTAATACTCGCTATGTTCATCCAGCTTTTCAAATCGCTATCCCGCTTCTTTTGTGGGGGATTAGTGAAATGAAATATCGTAAGCATCGCAGACAAATAAAAACTGAGACTAACAACTAG
- a CDS encoding Ger(x)C family spore germination protein, translating to MKRLFLLLSCLLCLGGCSNKIEISAFGIVSGLGIDQTETGYRLSAQVINPSSVTGNHQGTLPVYVLEAEGVSIYDAYRQLNTMTAKTLYLPHLSVIIIDEAVAKTGIQEILDFTLRNVKIRPNISLLVANGSSASDVLKVLVPSETIPINQIDAVSSICQTCMSRLVHYNLYDVGGKINTIGDNVVLNSVVIKGASSETGEEMDNLLKSFSPTQLQINGLAAFNADQMVGYLDNQEAEIYNLLLNKKDKVVINKEQDGYLITFEGRGKKVEIKPNIDAKKVAINCEVEGELMEISYPIDLSNPENLIDLENYLEEEVKAQIEALFEKTKDELQSDIFGIGNKVYQKEPKYWREIEGYWNEIYPELTFEVQVKVKIISVGDIQNLVEQ from the coding sequence ATGAAACGTTTGTTTTTATTATTAAGTTGTTTGCTTTGTTTAGGAGGATGCTCTAATAAAATTGAAATTAGTGCTTTTGGGATTGTTAGCGGACTCGGAATCGATCAAACGGAAACAGGTTATCGTTTGAGTGCTCAAGTTATTAATCCAAGTTCAGTGACTGGAAATCACCAAGGAACATTGCCAGTCTATGTTCTTGAAGCAGAAGGAGTCTCTATTTATGATGCGTATCGTCAGTTAAATACGATGACAGCTAAAACGTTATATTTACCACATTTAAGTGTCATTATTATAGACGAAGCGGTAGCGAAAACTGGAATTCAAGAAATATTAGATTTCACACTAAGAAATGTTAAAATTCGTCCCAATATTTCATTACTTGTTGCCAATGGTTCATCAGCTAGTGACGTACTAAAAGTTCTTGTTCCAAGTGAGACGATTCCAATTAATCAGATTGATGCGGTATCAAGTATTTGCCAAACGTGTATGTCTCGATTAGTCCATTACAACCTATACGATGTTGGTGGAAAGATCAATACGATAGGTGATAATGTGGTGTTAAATAGTGTCGTTATTAAGGGTGCTAGTAGTGAGACAGGAGAAGAAATGGATAATCTATTAAAATCTTTTTCTCCAACTCAGTTGCAAATTAACGGCTTAGCTGCGTTTAATGCTGATCAAATGGTAGGTTATTTAGATAATCAAGAAGCTGAAATCTATAATTTACTTTTGAATAAAAAAGATAAAGTTGTGATTAATAAAGAACAAGATGGGTATCTCATTACATTTGAGGGACGTGGGAAAAAAGTTGAAATTAAGCCAAATATAGATGCTAAAAAAGTGGCAATTAATTGTGAGGTTGAAGGGGAATTAATGGAGATTAGTTATCCCATTGATTTATCAAATCCAGAAAACTTGATTGATCTTGAAAATTATTTAGAAGAAGAGGTAAAAGCTCAAATTGAAGCGTTGTTTGAAAAAACTAAGGATGAACTCCAATCAGATATTTTTGGTATAGGAAATAAAGTTTATCAAAAAGAACCAAAGTACTGGCGTGAAATTGAAGGATATTGGAATGAAATTTATCCAGAATTAACATTCGAAGTACAGGTAAAAGTTAAAATTATATCTGTTGGAGATATTCAAAATTTAGTCGAACAATAG
- a CDS encoding YihY/virulence factor BrkB family protein, producing the protein MKHLFSFAFIKKVQEQMKHREIKALPEQIAFNLIMAIVPLLVVIVQLGTYLSLNTDIVKYLITAYAPQEVQQLLLYLFNTSSTIQSGTLFVIFTALSFFWLISKGFYGIANAANTTYQVPLMKFAYLERIFSFLMLCFMMLLLVVAIIFAFFGQVFISLLLNLFHITLDPYMIILFNIFRSLISFLAYFSFFLLLFYLAPTIKIKVHEIIPGALITSVGWSITSITFSFYVNYIANYSKFYGSLSVIIILLFWLYLLGYTITLGLQVNYILKRDYLGGVDYQPRLTFIQRFKYLSKWTTFSVDDEQNIKS; encoded by the coding sequence ATGAAACATCTTTTTAGTTTTGCCTTCATAAAAAAAGTACAAGAACAAATGAAGCATCGAGAAATAAAAGCTTTACCTGAACAAATCGCCTTTAACTTAATCATGGCCATTGTTCCTCTACTTGTCGTCATTGTTCAACTTGGAACTTACTTATCACTTAATACTGATATTGTTAAATACTTAATTACAGCTTATGCACCACAAGAGGTTCAACAACTCCTTCTTTACTTATTTAATACGTCATCTACGATCCAATCAGGAACACTCTTTGTTATCTTTACCGCTCTTTCATTTTTTTGGCTTATTTCTAAAGGATTTTATGGAATTGCTAATGCCGCTAATACAACGTACCAAGTTCCGCTTATGAAATTTGCCTATCTAGAACGAATTTTCTCATTTTTAATGCTTTGCTTTATGATGTTACTTTTAGTCGTAGCTATTATTTTTGCCTTTTTTGGACAAGTGTTTATCTCTTTATTATTAAATCTCTTTCATATTACTCTTGATCCATATATGATTATTTTATTTAACATTTTTCGTTCACTCATTAGTTTTTTAGCCTATTTCTCATTTTTCTTACTTCTCTTTTATTTAGCACCTACTATTAAAATTAAAGTTCATGAAATCATTCCTGGTGCTTTAATTACCTCAGTTGGTTGGAGTATCACATCAATCACCTTTAGTTTTTATGTCAATTATATTGCAAATTACAGCAAATTCTACGGCAGTCTTTCCGTTATTATTATTCTTTTATTTTGGCTCTATCTACTCGGTTATACCATCACACTCGGTTTACAAGTTAACTATATTTTAAAACGTGATTATTTAGGAGGCGTGGATTACCAACCTCGACTAACCTTTATTCAAAGATTCAAATATCTTTCTAAATGGACAACATTCTCCGTTGATGACGAACAAAACATCAAGTCATAG
- a CDS encoding aldo/keto reductase: protein MKEVMLNNGIKMPIAGFGVFQIPDLEECERAVLDAIEVGYRLIDTAQAYGNEEAVGRAIQKTFVPREELFITTKVWISNAGYEKAKGSIEESLKKMQLDYLDLVLIHQPVGDYYGTYRAMEELYKEGKIKAIGVSNFYPDRLVDICLFNEVIPAVNQVEVNVFHQQKEAEKVMTKYQVQMQAWAPFAEGRNDMFNQPLLKEIGNRYNKTVAQVILRWLIQRGIVVLAKSTRKSRMEENINIFDFELSEQEMQIIAKLDRKESSFFSHYDPNIIEYLASLSR from the coding sequence ATGAAAGAAGTTATGTTAAATAATGGAATCAAGATGCCGATAGCAGGGTTTGGAGTTTTTCAAATTCCAGATTTAGAGGAATGTGAACGTGCAGTTTTAGATGCTATTGAAGTCGGGTATCGATTAATTGATACTGCTCAAGCCTATGGCAATGAAGAAGCGGTTGGTCGAGCAATTCAAAAAACATTTGTTCCTCGTGAGGAGTTATTTATTACGACAAAGGTTTGGATTTCAAATGCAGGCTATGAAAAAGCAAAGGGATCAATTGAAGAGTCGTTAAAGAAAATGCAATTAGATTACCTCGATTTAGTTTTAATTCATCAACCAGTTGGAGATTATTACGGAACTTATCGTGCTATGGAAGAGCTTTATAAAGAAGGTAAAATTAAGGCCATTGGAGTCAGCAATTTCTATCCTGATCGATTAGTGGATATTTGTTTATTTAATGAGGTTATTCCAGCAGTTAATCAAGTGGAAGTAAATGTTTTTCATCAACAAAAAGAAGCAGAAAAAGTGATGACAAAATATCAAGTTCAAATGCAAGCCTGGGCACCGTTTGCTGAAGGGAGAAATGATATGTTTAATCAACCATTATTAAAAGAAATTGGAAATCGTTACAATAAGACGGTGGCCCAAGTGATTTTAAGATGGTTAATACAACGTGGCATTGTTGTCTTAGCTAAATCGACACGTAAATCACGTATGGAAGAAAATATTAATATTTTTGATTTTGAATTAAGTGAACAAGAAATGCAGATAATTGCTAAGTTAGATAGAAAAGAAAGTTCATTTTTCTCACATTATGATCCTAATATAATCGAGTATTTGGCTAGCTTATCACGTTAA